The stretch of DNA aacaaaAGCTTCgtgtgttccacattaaaaaaagaaatattattgtttggtgggCCGAgggctcaaaaagtttaagaaacaccagaCAGGTTCCATTTCCGGCCTGTCTGCACTGGCCCAAATAAAAGCATGTCACTTGCAGAGGTGGTTGCCCTTCCCTTACCTGCAGCACTAACCACCCTTCCGACCGTTCACATTCACCCAGGCAGGATATGACAATAGCTAtgtggctccccccacccacccacactttgAAAGCAGGAGCCGGTCAGTTTCACATGCGTCTCTAGTCAGTTTCAGAGGTGgctcttggggcagggagcagccaggtGTGGGTTTGCCCACATGGAAGGACAATGTGATTCCTGGTGACTTCACTGGTTGCTGTTTAAAAATTACCCCGGGGGCTGTGTCTGCAGGTGGGTCTGATGGCCTTGCTCGGCCAGAAGCAAGTCAGGGCAGGGTCACAGTGGCTAAGAGTAACAAACCCTCTCCTGACTCCCTGCTGGACCAGGTGCTTGGTGCTAACTGGAGGGAGTGGGCGCAGGCATAGTTTGGGGGATCCTTGGGGGGTTGTCCCCCCATGCTGAAAGTCTCAGGCAGGTAAAGAATTTGTccctccccatgcagccccaTTGGCCTGACTGGAGCTGTCCATCCAAATTTAGATGTCAAGCTACTCTCACCTTGGTGCCAGGGGAAAGCCCCGGGTGTGGGAGCTGAGAGAACAgcaagcgctcagcttgcagggaacgctggCAGTCGGCAACGCCAAGCCCCAGCCCTCCGCTGCAGACACTAGCTCAGGCCCCAGAGAGAACAGAGCAGGGAGAAGTCAGTTTGGAGAGACCAGTGATGGCTGATCTGGgctccccccacctcactgcctcaCCTCCCTCCCCATGGCAACGAGGAACCTCTCAGGGctgtcccccaccacccccaagagcTGAGTTTAGGCAGAATGGGGCATGGGGACGGGGGGAGGTGTCAGAGACCCAAGGGAATGTCATGAGCCGGTGGGGGGCGAGGGGAAAGAGTCAGGGCAGCAGCAAGGTCACTGCTCATTGCCGAGCCCGGGTCAGGCCCatccttctccagctgctgggggtccgtctGGCCGGGGCGGAGGAGCCATCCCTGAGGCCGGTGGGATAGGCCACCACCCGGGAGGGGGCCCGCAGCTGCTCGTTGCCTCCCATCTCGCGGCGGATCTCCGTCAGGGCGCTGCCAGGTGAGGTGAGCAGGCGTTGGAACAGGCTCTGCCGGGTGACGGGCTTTTCTTGGCAGTGGAAGCTCAGGGCTGTGCCCACGTCGGACTTCATCTCTCGGGAGAAGCCGTCTGAGGTGCCATCGAAACACCGGCCGATGGCGATCTCCTTCGCCAGCCGGGGGTTCTGGTCAGTGACTGTGTAGATGCCATAATTGTGGCCCAACGGGTCGACAGGCGCCAGCATGGTGAAGACCGACGTGTCGTTGTTCTCCAAGCCCGGGGGGTGGCGGCCCAGGTATTCCCGCAGCAGGCTGTTGACGGCCGTACGGCGGCAGCTGCCCTGAGGGACGATGGAGACCAAGGTGCGGTCCATGAGTCTCTGGTCGAAGAGCATCCCGCTGCACTTGAACTCCACGCAGGCAGCCGAGCTGTTGTGGATCTCCGTGTCCCGGACGCTGCGGGTGTCCCGGAGGCCATACAGCTGGCCACGCGTCCGGGGGTGGCTGCCGCCCATGCTGCGGGCCCGCACCATGTACTCCTGGGGTCCATCAATCCTCACCTTGATGTAGCAGGCCCGGAACTCCTGGGGGTTGGGCCACCAGGACAGGTAGTCCCCCGCCCAGGAGGCCAAGTCGCTTTCCTTGAAGGGCACCACGTTGTACTCGTACTTGTCCACTTCTACCCGGTAGAAGCGGAAGTGGTTGGCGGAGACGGGTGCCGCCTCGCATTCCTGCAGGCTGCGGTAGGGGTAGATGGGCCCATTGGCCTCCTCTAGGTTGTTGGGGTTGGGCTTGGCCAGGTTGACCTGGAAGGCCGTTTTCTTGAGGCTGGGGTCGTCATGGTCCGTCCGACGGTAGCCCAGCTTGTTCAGGTAGGGCTGGGACACCCCCACAGCATTGGGGTTTAGCTTGGGGCCAGACGGCACGgcctccagctcctccccacccatgGTGGCAGTGATGTAGGCAGTGTAGGCATTGGCCCGCTGTCCGTCgcagaaggcaggcaggcaggccccgTTGGGACCCGTGATGACACTGTCAAAGCGCCCCCAGGCTCGTGGGTTGGAGGGGtagccaggctggggctccaggtTGATGAGCGTGATCACCACCCCTTCCAACTGCTCGCTGGGGTTGAACTTCTCGTTGACGTAGGCCCGGACCTTGACAAAGCAGCGGCGGCTCTCGGGCACGTCCAGGTTGAAGAGCCGCCTCTCCCGGATCTCCACGTTGCCGATCAGGAAGGCCCTCTCCTCCCGCTTGCCTCGCCTCTCCGTGGCCTGGCGGAAGGCAccttcctcctcccacaggcCCGTGTCAGGATTCAGGGACCACAGTTTCATCTTGTGGAGGTGCTCGGGCATCCTGACCTGCTCCGCGTCCACCCGCACCTCCACCCGGCCCGTCCACAGCACCTCGTTGGACTCGCTGGCCCGGAAGTCCACCGAGAACATGCCGTAGGTCCTCAGCGGGGAGAGATCCCCCTCAGCGTTGATGAAGTTGAGGTCGCTGGAGGCAGCGGCTGCCGTGGTGACATCCCGGGGGTCTAGGAAGGTCACACTGGCTTTGACAGTGCCGTTGTACACCTCCCTATTGGGCCGAAGGAAGGAGCCAGCCGGGATAACCATCTCCCCGATCGGCGCCTGGCCCTCCAGCTCTCCCAGCAGGATGGTATTAGCCTGTGTGGGGTCCAGGTCCACCGGCTTTTTCTTCCTCATTACCTTGATGTCCTGATAGACAGCACCACCCCGGGGGTCAAAAGGCAGGACCTTGACCGTGTCCACGAACGCCTGCAGCTGGTCCACGAAGCGGACCACCAGCCTCTGCGCGCCCGGGGGCACCTCGATGGCGAAGGTGCCCTGGTAGCCGGTGAAGCCGATTTTCTCCTTGCCCAGGAAGATCTGGCCGAAGCGCAGGGGCTCCCCGTTGTCGGCTGCCGTCACCCGGCCGTGCACCAGGATCTTGGGCTGGGTGCAGCGCTCACAGCCGCACTCAGCCACCGCCATGACGGGCAGGAGGCCGCCGGCGCAGGGGATCTGCCGCACCTCCAGGCGCCGCACCCGGCAGCAGCGCCCCACCCTGTCCCGGCACTGCAGCTCCTTCCCCGGGCTCCCGGCACAGCGGGCATCAGGGCAGCGGCCCACATTGTAGTAAGGGGAGCGCCCGGCCTCCCGCAAGCACTCGTGGGGCAGCTGGATGAGGTATTCCTCCGGCTCGGCCTTGCAGCCCGTCTGTCCCTTGACTGGGCCGCggggagaagagaagagccacatcaggggctgggagaggaaatctctcccccacactcactgtcacCCGAGGTGCCACACGCAGCAGCCTGCCCTTATCGCCAGACGCCGCCTCCCTGGTCCAGGAGCACCCAGCGCCCCCCACCCCTGAGTGAGGGTCctacagcctgcccctgccccagcccagccaggcagcccctcgTGCCCGCTGCATGTCGGACCTGCGACCCAGGGGAGGCAGTGAAGCACCCGACAACAGTAAGCCAGGCCGGGTGGGGGACCTTGGCA from Carettochelys insculpta isolate YL-2023 chromosome 27, ASM3395843v1, whole genome shotgun sequence encodes:
- the CILP2 gene encoding cartilage intermediate layer protein 2; protein product: MGLATPALLLFAAASLALAREPLKEESRPGKTNALGKRGKQRPDQTRPRLGAAGATEWSSWFNVDHPGGEGDYESLEAVRFYYPARVCARPVSIQARTTEWQLPEDVGELVHYSPEKGFWCLNREQPGGKTCSNYHVRFLCPAGASWGEWSAWSPCSKSCGSGGKRVRHRSCKKSKRSRCVGRPLEVQKCARTPCPACQLSCAPGAAGKGCNGCTCPDHTLVGTILSADGAALANARVALKAKPQAVLARSDHRGHFSIQGVCAGSGASVSVQLEPFAPGEAPIISNGSSSSWVQVTLQRPEKPYMLQHPESKVRVTGQRVTLCCTASGSPMPTKYYWYHNGTLLDRKVHKYNSSLVLRDLQLPQAGFYHCKASTDVGSAKSAPAFLSVIVKGQTGCKAEPEEYLIQLPHECLREAGRSPYYNVGRCPDARCAGSPGKELQCRDRVGRCCRVRRLEVRQIPCAGGLLPVMAVAECGCERCTQPKILVHGRVTAADNGEPLRFGQIFLGKEKIGFTGYQGTFAIEVPPGAQRLVVRFVDQLQAFVDTVKVLPFDPRGGAVYQDIKVMRKKKPVDLDPTQANTILLGELEGQAPIGEMVIPAGSFLRPNREVYNGTVKASVTFLDPRDVTTAAAASSDLNFINAEGDLSPLRTYGMFSVDFRASESNEVLWTGRVEVRVDAEQVRMPEHLHKMKLWSLNPDTGLWEEEGAFRQATERRGKREERAFLIGNVEIRERRLFNLDVPESRRCFVKVRAYVNEKFNPSEQLEGVVITLINLEPQPGYPSNPRAWGRFDSVITGPNGACLPAFCDGQRANAYTAYITATMGGEELEAVPSGPKLNPNAVGVSQPYLNKLGYRRTDHDDPSLKKTAFQVNLAKPNPNNLEEANGPIYPYRSLQECEAAPVSANHFRFYRVEVDKYEYNVVPFKESDLASWAGDYLSWWPNPQEFRACYIKVRIDGPQEYMVRARSMGGSHPRTRGQLYGLRDTRSVRDTEIHNSSAACVEFKCSGMLFDQRLMDRTLVSIVPQGSCRRTAVNSLLREYLGRHPPGLENNDTSVFTMLAPVDPLGHNYGIYTVTDQNPRLAKEIAIGRCFDGTSDGFSREMKSDVGTALSFHCQEKPVTRQSLFQRLLTSPGSALTEIRREMGGNEQLRAPSRVVAYPTGLRDGSSAPARRTPSSWRRMGLTRARQ